In the Aeromicrobium fastidiosum genome, GCCGCACCCGGATGCGGATCTTGGTGCGCAGCGCCTTCGGGTCGACGACGTCGTTGCGGATCGCGGATCGGACGCTGACCCACAGGTCGACCGCTGCCAGCTCGCCCCACGAGACGAGCACCGTCCCGCGCCCCGTGGAGGTGGTGATCCCGGTCGTGTCGATGCGCAGCGACGAGCGTCCGGCTCCGCGCAGGCCCCACAGGCCGAGCGCGCCGAACCCTCCGAAGAACGCGGCACCGATCCATGCCGCCACCACGCCCGCGTTGCCGTTGCCGTTCGCCGTCGGATCGCCCAGCACGACCCAGGCCAGGGCGATGAGCCCCACGACGAGGCAGCCCAGGCAGATCCAGCGGGCCACGCGGACGTCCGGGGCGAAGGACAGCTCGAGCGGCTCCACGTCAGCGCAGCTTCTGCGAGCGATCCCGCGCCGGGTCGTAGAGGTACGACTCGGAGCCGCGGACGTCCGGGGCGAGCGCCCGTCCGACGAGGATGACGGCCGCCTGACGCAGCCCCGCAGCCTCGACCTGGTCGGCGATGTCGCCGAGCGTGCCGCGCAGCACGACCTCGCTCGGCTGGCTCGCATTGGCGACCACCGCGACGGGGCACTCGGTGCCGTACGACCCGGCGAGCTCGGCGGCGAGCACCCGCGTGCGCGTGATCGCGAGGTGCAGCACGAGGGTCGCGCCCGACGCGGCGAAGTGGGCCAGCGACTCCCCCTCGGGCATCGCGGTCGACCGCGCCTGGGTGCGGGTCAGCACGACCGACTGGACGACCTCCGGCACCGTCAGCTCAGCCCCCAGCAGGGCGGCTGCGGCGGCGTAGGCCGGGACGCCGGGGGTGACGTCCCACGGCACGCCGTGCGCGTCGAGCCGGCGGGTCATCTCGTGGATCGCCGAGTAGATCGAGGGATCTCCCGAGCACAGCCGGACGACGTCCAGACCCGCGGCGTGGGCGTCGACGAGACGGGCGGTGATCTGGTCGAGATCGAGGTCCTGCGTGTCGACGAGGTCGGCACCTGCGGGGCAGTGCCCCAGCACGGCCTCGTCGATGTAGGTGCCGGCGTACACGCAGACGTCCGCCCGGTTGAGCAGCGCGACCGCCCTCAGCGTCAGCAGGTCGGCGGCACCCGGCCCCGCACCGACGAAGTGGACGGTCACGCGGGTGCCTTGGTGACGGCCCACTGCATGACGGCGCGCGCGGGCGTCCATCCCGTGAAGGTGCCGATGGGGGCTGCGTGCTCGACGTGCAGGCGGGTCAGCTCGCCGCCCAGTGTCGCGTAGCGGTGGGCGAGCAGCGCCTCGGTCTCGAGGGTGACGCCGTGGACGACGAGTCGTCCGCCCGGCAGCAGGGCGTCCCAGCAGGCATCGAGCAGGCCGTCCTCGGTGGCACCCCCTCCGATGAAGATCGCGTCCGGCGCCTCGAGGCCCTCGAGCGCCTCGGGCGCGCGGCCCGTGACGACCCGCAAGGCCGGGACGCCGAGGGTCGCGGCGTTGCGGACGATGCGCCCGGCCCGGTCGTCGCGGGCCTCGATCGCGATCGCCCGGCACGTCGGGTGGGCGCGGAGCCACTCGATGCCGACCGATCCGGCACCGGCACCGACGTCCCACATCAGCTGCCCGGGCACGGGGGCCAGCCGCGCGAGGGCGGACGCGCGGACGTCCCGCTTGGTGATCTGTCCGTCGTGCTCGAAGGCGTCCTCGGGCAGTCCCGCGACGAAGCCCAGGGGCCGCGCACCCGAGCTGACCAGCTCGACCGCGACGACGTTGAGGGCGGGCATCGCCTCGTCGCGCCAGGAGGCGGCGACCCCGTCGACCCGGGCCTCGTCGGCCGATCCCAGGTCTGACAGCACCGTCATGGGGCTGCCGCCATAGCCGGCCGCGGTCAGCAGCGCGGCGACCTCGGCCGGCGTGGACCCGTCGGACGACAGCACCAGCAGCCGCAGCCCGGGGGCGAGCGAGCGTGCCACGAGGTGCGGGTCGCGGCCCACGAGCGTCACGACCTCGGTCGACTCCGCCGACCACCGCATGCGGGCCCGGGCGAGCGCGACCGACGACAGCGCCGGGACGACCGTCACGGCGTCCTTGCCCAGCAGGTCGACCAGCGTCGTCGCGATGCCCGACACGAGGGGGTCGCCGGAGGCCAGGGCGACGACGTCGTAGCCGTCGAACTGCGCCAGCAGCGGCGGCAGCGCCTCCAGCAGCGGTGACGGCCAGGCCTGGCGGATCTGCTCCGGCACGTCGGGGAGCATCGCCAGGTGTCGCTCGCCGCCCAGCACGACCGCCGCGCCGTCGACCAGCTCCCGCGCCGCCGCGGACAGACCGCTCCAGCCGTCCGCGCCGATACCGACGACCGTCACCCGTGTGCTCACAGGCATCGACGATATCCCGCTTCGGCCGGACAGGATGTCGCCGACCGGGGGGACCCATCTTTCGGCGTTCCGGTAGCCGGAGCCGCGTCAACGCAGAAAGATCAGTCGTCCTCGGACGGAATGTTTCGACGTTCCTGCAGCCAGGGCACCGCGAACGCAGAAAGATCGGTGAGCCTCGGGGCCACCGACTCGCCTACTCTGCTGGCATGCAGCCCAACAAGGCCGTCTCCCGTTGGGGCTTCATGGCGTCGCTGGTGACGGCTGCCCTCGTCCTCGCCACGGTCTCGGTGGCATTCATCGGCTTCGCCGTGATCGCCGGCACTGGGGGGACCGAGGACGGCACGA is a window encoding:
- the cobM gene encoding precorrin-4 C(11)-methyltransferase; protein product: MTVHFVGAGPGAADLLTLRAVALLNRADVCVYAGTYIDEAVLGHCPAGADLVDTQDLDLDQITARLVDAHAAGLDVVRLCSGDPSIYSAIHEMTRRLDAHGVPWDVTPGVPAYAAAAALLGAELTVPEVVQSVVLTRTQARSTAMPEGESLAHFAASGATLVLHLAITRTRVLAAELAGSYGTECPVAVVANASQPSEVVLRGTLGDIADQVEAAGLRQAAVILVGRALAPDVRGSESYLYDPARDRSQKLR
- the cbiE gene encoding precorrin-6y C5,15-methyltransferase (decarboxylating) subunit CbiE, which translates into the protein MPVSTRVTVVGIGADGWSGLSAAARELVDGAAVVLGGERHLAMLPDVPEQIRQAWPSPLLEALPPLLAQFDGYDVVALASGDPLVSGIATTLVDLLGKDAVTVVPALSSVALARARMRWSAESTEVVTLVGRDPHLVARSLAPGLRLLVLSSDGSTPAEVAALLTAAGYGGSPMTVLSDLGSADEARVDGVAASWRDEAMPALNVVAVELVSSGARPLGFVAGLPEDAFEHDGQITKRDVRASALARLAPVPGQLMWDVGAGAGSVGIEWLRAHPTCRAIAIEARDDRAGRIVRNAATLGVPALRVVTGRAPEALEGLEAPDAIFIGGGATEDGLLDACWDALLPGGRLVVHGVTLETEALLAHRYATLGGELTRLHVEHAAPIGTFTGWTPARAVMQWAVTKAPA